The Methanocaldococcus infernus ME region GATGATAAAATCATTCCATTATCCCCCTTTGTTGATGACATAGTTGGGAATACAATAATAGCTATGATAAAAACCTTAAAAGGAGTGAAGGATCCTAAAAAAATAAATATTTCAATTAATGTGAAGGGGTGAATTTGTTATGAGTAATGAAGATACTATGAAAATTGTAGTTTTTAAATTAGGAAAAAATGAGTATGGGTTGGAGGTTGAAGAAGTTAGAGAAGTGCTAAAATTAAAAAAATCTGATATAACTCCTTTACCAAATGCTCCAAGTTATGTGGTTGGAGTTACAAATATTAGAGGAGAGATAACCCCAATAATTGACTTAAAGGGAAAGCTTGGAATTTATAATGACTATGGTGAAGAGGAAGGAAAGAAGGATGAAATCTTAATTATGGTTGTTGAGATAGAAGGGCAAACCTTTGGAATTATTGTTGATGGGGTTAATGATGTTATGCAAATAACTAAAGATCAGATAACACCAATCTCAGCTATAAAAAGAGCTGCAGGAGGAGATTATATAGAAGGAATCATTAAAATAGATGACAGATTAATAATTTTACTTAATATATCAAGCTTATTAAACCTTGAAGAACAATATTAAAGATAAAATAAACTTTAAATAATATAAGAGGTAATTTTAAAATTAAAATTTTAATTTAAAAGATAAGGAGGGGTAGATTGGCTAACAAGAAAATTAGAGTTTTGGTAGTTGATGACTCTGCATTTATGAGAAAGGTTTTATCTGATATCTTAAACTCTGATCCTGAAATAGAGGTTATTGGAACAGCTAAGGATGGAGTTGAGGCTGTAGAGCTTGTCCAGAAGCTCGAGCCTGATGTTGTAACAATGGATGTAGAAATGCCCAGAATGAATGGTATTGAAGCTGTTAAGAAAATAATGGAGATAAGACCAACTCCAATAGTAATGGTTTCTGCTTTAACAAGAGAAGGGTCAAGGGCTACATTTGAAGCCCTTGAAGCTGGAGCTGTTGATTTTGTTCCAAAGCCTTCAGGTAGTATCTCCCTTGACATTAGGAAGATAGGAGAAGAAATCATTAGAAAAGTTAAAGCTGCAGCCAGAGCTAAGGTTTTAGTTAGAAGGAGAATTTCAAGGCCAACTACAACAACAGAAACTATAGCAAAGCCTGAGGAGAAGAGAGAGGTAGTTTCAGAGGTTGAGCCACTACCATATCCTGATGAAGTGCTAAAAAGGATGTGTGTCATTATAGGTTCTTCAACAGGAGGGCCACCAGTAGTTACTGAGATTATTTCCAAGCTTCCTGGAAGAATGCCTCCTATCTTTGTGGTTCAGCACATGCCTCCAGGATTTACAAAGTTATTTGCTGAAAGAATAGATGCAGTATCCAAGTTGAAAGTTAAAGAGGCTGAGCATGGGGAGAGAGTAGAGGCTAACACAGTCTACATAGCTCCAGGAGATTACCACATGCTAATTAAGAAAAGAGGAAGTAATGTTTATATCCACTTAGATAACCAAATGCCTAAGGTAAATGGTACAAGGCCAGCTGTTGATGTTACTGCTGAAACTGTAGCTGAGGTCTATGGTGGAAAAACTGTTGGAGTAATTTTAACTGGAATTGGTAAGGATGGAGCCTATGGATTTAAGAAAATTAAGGAGAAAGGAGGAAAAATAATAGCTCAAAGTAAAGAGACTTGTGTAGTCTTTGGAATGCCTAAGGCTGTTATAGAGTTGGGAATAGCTGACGCTATCCTACCCCCATCTGAGATTCCTAAGGCTATTGTGAAGTTCTGTAAAGAAATATTAGGATAAGGGGTAGTATGTCAGAGGTTGCAATGGAGTATTTAGATTTATTTATTTCTGAGGCTGAGGAGCATATACAAAATATTAATGAGTGTTTGCTGGAGCTTGAGAAGGATCCTAATAACCTTGAACTCATTAATCAAATTTTTAGATCAGCCCATACTATAAAAGGAGCAGCAAGAACTGTAGGTTTAGCTCATGTTTCTGATCTAACTCACCATATGGAAGATATCTTAGACTATATAAGAAATGGACAAATCCCAGTTACTGAGGAAATTATAGACCTTCTTTTTAAATGTATGGATGCTCTTGAACAAATTTTAGAGGAGGTTAAAGAGGGAATAGTTGAAACTGAGGTAGATGTTCAGTCAATTATTGAGGAAATAGAAAGGTTAAAAAAGAAATATTTGGAGGGTAAGGTAGAAGTTAAAGAAGAGAAGAAAGAGGAGAAGAAAGAGGAAGAGAAAAAAGAAGAGCCTAAAGAGGAGAAGAAGAAAGAGGAAAAAGTAGTTAAAAAAGTTATAAAAAAATTGATTGCTAAATTTAAGAATCCTAAGAGTAAGGTTAAGGTTAAGAAGGTAACTAAAGAGAAGATTGAGATTAGTGCTGAAGTCTATGATGAGGAGATAGATGAAAAGATAGAAACCATAAAAAAATCAATAACTGTTTTTGAGTCTTTAGCTTCTGCCTTAAATGACAATACTTTAAAGGAATTTGTTGAGATTGTTAAAGACTATTTGAAAAAGATTGAAGAAAGAGATTTAACTGGAAAAATTAGAGAGGCTATAGATTATTTAACCTCAACCATTGAAAAGATAACTTCAGCCATTGAAGAAGGGAAGAGCTTAGAGGAAATTATAAACTTAGAAGAACTTAAAAATAAGTTAGAAGATTCCTTAAAGGAGGAAGAAGGAGGAGAAGTAAAAGAAATTGAGAAAATTGTTGAAGAAGAGATAGAGATAGATCATGAAATCTTTGATCTCTCTGAATATGCAGAATTGTTAAAAGAGAAGTTAGAGAGTGGCTATAAACTCTACCATATTAGAGTTAAAGTTGAAGATGCCTGTGAGTTAAAGTCTGCAAGGTTAGCTATAGTACTAACAAGGTTAAAGAATCTTGGAGAAATTGTAATTTCAAAACCCACTGAGGGGGAACTTAAAGAGAAAAGTTTTGATGTGTTAGATGTTCTCTTTTTATCAGAGAAAGATGCTGAAGAAATTGAAAAAGAGTTAAGATTACCTGAAATAGAATATGTTGCTGTTGTTCCTGTAGAGGTTGAGTTTGAAGAGGTTGAGGAAGTTATAGAGGAAAAAGTAACTGTTGAAAAAGAGGAAGAGGAAGAAGAAGTTTTAGATGAAGATGTTTATAAGGTTGAAGTTATTTTAGATGATGAATGCCTTCTAAGGGCTGTTAGGGCTTATATGGTTATTAAAGAGCTTCAGGAAATTGCTGAGATTGTTAAGACTAAGCCTCCACTTGAGGTTATCCAAGAGGGAACATTTAATGATTTAAGATTTACTATTTACCTAAAGCTTAAGGAAGGATATGAAGAGGATGACATTAGGGAGAAGATAAAGAGCATCCCTGAAATTAAAGATGTAATCATTGAAAAACCTGGTGAAAAGGCAGAAACTAAGGAGGAGAAGAAAGAGGAGAAGAAGGAAGAAAAGGTAGAAGAGAAAAAAGAAGAGCCTAAAGAGGAGAAGAAGGAAGAAAAGCCTGTTCAAAAACAGCCTCCTAAGGCTCAGCCTAAGAAAGAGGAGAAGAAGAGTTCTCAAACAATTAGAATTAACATTGAAAAATTAGATAAATTAATGAACTTAGTAGGAGAGTTAGTTATTACAAGAGCTAATTTTGCCCAGATAGCCAATAAATACCAAATAAAAGAGCTCCAAAATGCAATAAATAGGCTAAGTATGCTTATTAATGAGTTGCAAGAAGAAGTTATGGCTATGAGAATGATGCCTGTTGCCTATGTCTTTAACAGATTCCCAAGGATGGTTAGGGATCTTGCTAAAGCCTTAGGGAAGGAAGTTGAGTTTATCATGGAAGGTACTGATATTGAACTTGATAGAACTGTCTTAGATGAAATATTTGAGCCATTGGTTCACTTAATTAGGAATGCCCTTGATCATGGAATTGAGCCTCCTGAAGAGAGGGAAAAGTTAGGTAAGCCAAGAAAGGGTACTTTAAAGTTAATTGCTAAAAGAGAGAGGGATCATGTTATTATCATAGTTGAGGATGATGGTAGAGGAATAGATCCTGAGAAAATCAAGAAAAAAGCTATTGAAAGGGGGTTAATTACTCCAGAAGAAGCTGAAAAGATGAGTGATCATGAAATTATTAACCTAATATTCCTACCAGGATTCAGTACAGCTGAAAAGGTTTCAGATGTTTCTGGTAGAGGAGTAGGAATGGATGTTGTTAAAACAAAGATTGAATCCTTAGGAGGTTCAGTTGTTGTCTACTCTGAAAAAGGAAAAGGGACAAGAGTGGTTTTAAAGCTGCCATTGACAATGGCTATTATTACAGCCTTGTTAATGAGCTTAGGAGATCAGATATATGCCATCCCTATAACAAGTGTCTTAGATGTTATTAGAATAAGACCTGAGGATATTAAGAATATTGAGGGAATGAAGGCTGTTCTCTACAGAGATGAGATTGTCCCAGTAATTAAGTTAAAAGATTTCTTAGGCATGTCCCACTTACCAGATAAGGAAGATGAGGATATTATTGTAGTAATAGTAGAGAGAAGTGATGGAAAACTTGGAGTTATTGTAGATGACGTTATAGGAAGAGATGATATAGTTGTTAAGTCATTAACTGGAATTCTTAAAAACATCCCAGGACTTGCTGGAGCTACAATACTTGGAGATGGTAGGGTAGCTTTAATATTAGACCTAAGTAATGCATAAAAAAAAGAAAAATTTATTCTAAAACCTCTATTATTTTAGCCATTATTTTCCCTTTTCCTCCTCTTGGCTCAGCTAAAACCTTTCCACAGGCTAAGCACTTAACAATAGTTGCAGGCCTATCAAAGATGATCTGTTCATTGTTACACTCAGGACACTGAACCTTTAAAAACTTAGATCTTGGTTTTGGGATTATATCTTCCAAAGATTCTCACCTCACAAAAAATTATTTTTCTACAAACTCAAACCTTCCTGATCTAAAGCATCCACTTGCCTTAGTATGCATCTTTCCACAGACTGTACATTTAAATCTTAAGTCTATTTTCTTCACTGGCTTACTTCTCCCCTCTGGCTTAGGTCTTGGGAAACCTCCATAACCAGCTGTTACCCTTCTGAACTGTCTTTGACCCCAGGTTAACTCACTTGGCTTCCCTTTCTTAGCCTTCTCAACTGTATGTATAGTATGTTTCTTACAGTATGGACAGTATCTCCTAACCTTCTTAGGAAACTTCATGGTTCCACCTTAAACCTCTTAACTATTGAGTGTTTTTCTAAAATCTTAGCTATTTTTTCATCAATTGATAAAATATCATTTTTTTCTAAGTTATATATTCTCTTACCATCAGTAAAAGAAGGGAAATTTAAAAGAACTCTCACAAGTTCAATATTGTTTAAAGTATATATATCTTTTGGTTCCTCCTTTTTCTCTTCTTCATGGATTTTTTCAATACTTTCCAAAATTTTAACTTCTTCTTCAACTAAATTATCCCTATCTCCATAAAAAGCTTTGTAAAGCCTTAACTTTCTAAGCTCCCTATAAAAATATAAAGCCCTCTCCTTCTCTTCTCCCTGGAGAGTTTTAACATAGTCCCTAACTTCCTCATAAAAATTATTCTCTAACTCTAATAGCTTATCTTCTTTAATTTCCA contains the following coding sequences:
- a CDS encoding chemotaxis protein CheW, whose translation is MSNEDTMKIVVFKLGKNEYGLEVEEVREVLKLKKSDITPLPNAPSYVVGVTNIRGEITPIIDLKGKLGIYNDYGEEEGKKDEILIMVVEIEGQTFGIIVDGVNDVMQITKDQITPISAIKRAAGGDYIEGIIKIDDRLIILLNISSLLNLEEQY
- a CDS encoding 50S ribosomal protein L44e; translated protein: MKFPKKVRRYCPYCKKHTIHTVEKAKKGKPSELTWGQRQFRRVTAGYGGFPRPKPEGRSKPVKKIDLRFKCTVCGKMHTKASGCFRSGRFEFVEK
- a CDS encoding chemotaxis protein CheA, encoding MSEVAMEYLDLFISEAEEHIQNINECLLELEKDPNNLELINQIFRSAHTIKGAARTVGLAHVSDLTHHMEDILDYIRNGQIPVTEEIIDLLFKCMDALEQILEEVKEGIVETEVDVQSIIEEIERLKKKYLEGKVEVKEEKKEEKKEEEKKEEPKEEKKKEEKVVKKVIKKLIAKFKNPKSKVKVKKVTKEKIEISAEVYDEEIDEKIETIKKSITVFESLASALNDNTLKEFVEIVKDYLKKIEERDLTGKIREAIDYLTSTIEKITSAIEEGKSLEEIINLEELKNKLEDSLKEEEGGEVKEIEKIVEEEIEIDHEIFDLSEYAELLKEKLESGYKLYHIRVKVEDACELKSARLAIVLTRLKNLGEIVISKPTEGELKEKSFDVLDVLFLSEKDAEEIEKELRLPEIEYVAVVPVEVEFEEVEEVIEEKVTVEKEEEEEEVLDEDVYKVEVILDDECLLRAVRAYMVIKELQEIAEIVKTKPPLEVIQEGTFNDLRFTIYLKLKEGYEEDDIREKIKSIPEIKDVIIEKPGEKAETKEEKKEEKKEEKVEEKKEEPKEEKKEEKPVQKQPPKAQPKKEEKKSSQTIRINIEKLDKLMNLVGELVITRANFAQIANKYQIKELQNAINRLSMLINELQEEVMAMRMMPVAYVFNRFPRMVRDLAKALGKEVEFIMEGTDIELDRTVLDEIFEPLVHLIRNALDHGIEPPEEREKLGKPRKGTLKLIAKRERDHVIIIVEDDGRGIDPEKIKKKAIERGLITPEEAEKMSDHEIINLIFLPGFSTAEKVSDVSGRGVGMDVVKTKIESLGGSVVVYSEKGKGTRVVLKLPLTMAIITALLMSLGDQIYAIPITSVLDVIRIRPEDIKNIEGMKAVLYRDEIVPVIKLKDFLGMSHLPDKEDEDIIVVIVERSDGKLGVIVDDVIGRDDIVVKSLTGILKNIPGLAGATILGDGRVALILDLSNA
- a CDS encoding 30S ribosomal protein S27e translates to MEDIIPKPRSKFLKVQCPECNNEQIIFDRPATIVKCLACGKVLAEPRGGKGKIMAKIIEVLE
- a CDS encoding protein-glutamate methylesterase/protein-glutamine glutaminase; its protein translation is MRKVLSDILNSDPEIEVIGTAKDGVEAVELVQKLEPDVVTMDVEMPRMNGIEAVKKIMEIRPTPIVMVSALTREGSRATFEALEAGAVDFVPKPSGSISLDIRKIGEEIIRKVKAAARAKVLVRRRISRPTTTTETIAKPEEKREVVSEVEPLPYPDEVLKRMCVIIGSSTGGPPVVTEIISKLPGRMPPIFVVQHMPPGFTKLFAERIDAVSKLKVKEAEHGERVEANTVYIAPGDYHMLIKKRGSNVYIHLDNQMPKVNGTRPAVDVTAETVAEVYGGKTVGVILTGIGKDGAYGFKKIKEKGGKIIAQSKETCVVFGMPKAVIELGIADAILPPSEIPKAIVKFCKEILG